The nucleotide window GGCTCTTCAAACAAAATACGTTTACAGTACTCAATCCGTACATATACAGGGCTTCTGCTTGCATGTAGGGCACATACCGGGATACTTCTTGAGAAAGGCTTCTTCGAGGTTCACGCCGTAAAGATTGGCAAGTGCCCCTATCCATGCAAAACAATCTGCAAGTTCCTCTTCTATATTTTCTGACTCTTCCCTACGAATGGCTTCAGCAAGTTCTCCAATTTCCTCAACCAGCCAAAGCATGGTAGCCTTCCCTCCCCTCTTTCTGTCATTATGCGCATACAGCTCGGACATCAGTCTCTGAAATTCTAAGATTTCCATTACTCTTCCCCACTCCGATATTTTCTACTTTTTTCAATTTAGAGCCTTACAGGAATTTCCTTTTCCCTCAGATATTCTTTAACTTCTTTAATCGAGTACTCCCTGAAGTGGAAAATACTTGCTGCAAGGGCGGCATCGGCTTTTCCAATTGAGAAACCTTCATAGATGTGCTGAGGGTTTCCGACACCTCCTGAGGCTATAATCGGAATATCGAGCTCCTCTGAGAGTTTTTTCGTGATTGGCAGGTCATAACCGGCACATGTTCCGTCCCGATCCATGCTTGTGAGCAGGATTTCTCCGGAACCCAGTTCTTCTGCTCTTCTTGCCCACTGCACGGCATCGATTCCCGTAGCTTCCCGGCCTCCGTAAATTACAACCTCATACCAAGCAGGCGTTCCGTCCTCGAGCTCCAGAATAGTTTTGTCGGGATTGTTCTTTATGTCAGTGTTTCGCTTGCAGTCAATTGCAGTGACAATACACTGGGCTCCGAATATATCTGAGGATTCTTTGATGAAGTCAGGATTCTTGACTGCAGAGGTGTTAACTGAGACCTTATCTGCCCCAGCCCGAAGAATCTGGCGAATTGCATCAATGGAGTTTATTCCTCCTCCAATCGTAAGAGGAATGAAAACTTCATCTGCAGTCCTTTCGATCACATCGATCATAGTTTTCCTGCCATGAGCCGAAGCTGTAATGTCCAGAAAAACAAGTTCATCTGCGCCTTCTTCATTGTAGCGCTTGGCGAGTTCCACAGGGTCTCCGGCCTCTTTCAGGTCCACGAACTCAACCCCTTTAACAACACAGCCACCTGCTCTGTCAAGGGTCACATCAAGGCATGGTATAATTCTTTTGGTGAGCATCTATGGGATAATAAATTAAACTTTTATTAAAAGCTTGTTGAAATTAAGCCAATACCAGTATTAGTTCCATTCCTGGATTAGCGGCAGTACTGGATCAATGGCAGTATTAGATAGTAGTCTCTATCAAAAATAGTCCTTCTGTACCTGACAGAAGCTTACAGATCAATGATAGTCATGGGTAATAAGCTATAAAGAATATTTATAAACTTAAATCTTTTCAAAGGAAAGGGAAATGCCTAAAAATCACTAAACATAATTCCAAAACTGATTTTTTCCAAAACTGATTTTACAGCCTTAAAAGCAGGATTAAGAGAAGATAAGTGAAAATAAGTGACGGTAAATAAAGGGAAATTTAGGTAAATTAAGGTAAGCAAAAGTAAGCAAAAGTAAGCAAAAGTAAGTAAAAGTAAGCAAAAGTAAGTAAAAGTAAGCAAAAGTAAATGAAAGTTAACAGCTCATGAAAGGAATCTTCACATGAAATCTGCATGTTCCAATCTAGCCGAAAATATTCATCACTCGGGCGCCTTCAAGCCTTGACATCTCGACTTCGGAACTTTCAAGCACATTTTTTCTGACTCTTATTGGGGCTCCAACACGCAAGGCAAGGGCAATGCAGTCGCTTGGCCTTGCGTCAAACTGCATGATACTGTTATCCTTTCTTATCAGGAGCCTGGCATAATAGATTTTATCCACTTTTTCATCAATCAAGGCTCCCTCGATTTTTATATCGAGCCTGTCGAAAATATTGAGCATAAGGTCATGAGCCAGAGGTCTGGGCGGAGAAACCTTTTTAATTACGTTTCCTATTGAGAGAGCTTCGAGATGCCCGATGTATATAGGTAGCATATTTCCCTGCAAATCTTCAAGAAGCACTATAGGAGTCGGGTCTGTAAAAACATCGACTATATAGACATCCTTGACTCGAATTTCCTCAAAATCCTCATAACTGTCGATGTCCATATTTATTAGATGATTTTAAACTTATTAATACTTAATTTAATTTTTTAAAATATATAAAAAACACTACTTGAAGATCGAAATTGGCTTCTTTTATCAGAACTTTCAGCCTGGTTTTTGCTTCAAGGAAATAATTAGAGAAGTTCAGGGTAGAACTATTATAAGTTAAAGGTAAAACTGTCATAAGTTAAGGGTAGAACTATCAGAAATTCAGAGTAGAATTATTAAAAATTCAGAGTAGAATTATTAAAAATTCAGAGTAGAATTATTAAAAATTCAGAGTAGAATTATTAAAAATTCAGAGTAGAATTATTCTTACCAGAGTTTTTAGCATTCAAGGCTTTTTCGGAAGCCATGTTTACCAATCAGAGGTACAAAAACAACCCCACCTTTTCTCTTTTTATATATATGTCCCTTACTGTCTTTTTTAATTTTATAAAGTTCTTGAGTATAATCCCCCACAGGAATAATCATTATGCCTCCAGGCTTCAACTGTTCGAGCAAAGGTTCAGGGATATAAGGAGCTGCACATGTCACAGCTATTCTGTCATAAGGGGCATACTAAGAATAACCCATTGAACCGTCCTCAAGCAGCACTGTAACATTCCTATATCCTGTCTTTCTCAGGTTCTCCCTTGCAAAATTTGCAAGGACTTCTATACGTTCAACCGTGTACACATGCCCACTTTTTCCTACGAGCTCTCCCATCACTGCAGCATTATATCCTGAGCCTGTCCCTATTTCAAGGACTTTATGCCCTTCTGAGAGTTCAAGGAGTTCACACATCATCGCAACCATATGTGGGGCAGAGATTGTTTGCCCGTGACCGATATCAAGGGGTCTGTCCATGTAAGCTGCTTTTTGTTCATATTCCGGAACAAACTTATGCCTTGGAACATGGAGCATAGCCTCACGGACGTTATCTTTCAGCAGCAGGTAAGCCTCAAGATCGTCTACAAGGCGCCTGCGCATTGCTTCGAGTTTTTCTTCCTCTTCTTTTTCTCTTTTATCTTTTCCTTTACCACGGCCCTCTTCGGAAATCACGCTGACCCGAACCTTCCCATTTCTTTCTCGCAAAAATTCTTTTAACGTATTTTGCAAGCACAACATCGCCTTTTCTGGATCGGAATGCCCCATCCCTTACCTTGATTTTATTAATGAAAAGACGTTTATTTCCCACTCTTTCTTCTGCTCCTACAACAAATTCATAATCACCAGGCACACGTTTTTCAAGAACCTCGGTTTTTTCAGTCCCTTCCTGTGCGGAAAATTTTACGGTTACTTCATCAATGGCTCTGCCCCAGATTGCCTCGGTATCTTCTGCCCGGGCAATCTGGACCCGTTTTCCTCCTGCATCAAGAGCAGTAATCAGGATAGGTATAACTACTCCTGTTTCTTCATCGTCTATAACCAGCTCATCGTCTACTTGAAGGATAGTCTCTGAGTCAAGTTCAGTCCTGTAGGTATTTGTGACATCCATTTTGCTGATTATCACTTTCAAACTGACGGATTTGGGGGTTTTAAGCTTCACTGCATGAACCTGCCCGCATTCCAGACAGCGAACAAGCGGACTCTGGCCCTCTTTCAGAACCTCATGCCCTATCTCTTCATCAGGAGAGCATGAGGGGCACTCAACTTCAATTTCTCTTGTCATGGTATAATCAATAGATGGATTCAAGATACTAAATACTTAACTTCTCCGGCGACATTTTCCCAGGAGATAAATTTTTTAATATTTTCTGGTTCTTTTTGAATTTTAAAAGAATGATAAAAAACAGGATAGAACGTCATCCGAGTTTATTAAACTCTTCTCCTTATTTCAGAAACAGCGATCTATCCGAATTTTCATCAATACAAAAACAGGAACTAATATATTGCCTTTGAATATCATTTCAAACTGATATATTGATTATTTTGTTTCCTTTTTCTATTAGAAAGAGTTTGTTTAATAAAAGTGACTACTCCCACAACTGAAGTTGCGAGCATCCTGTTTAAAGGTCTTGAAAATACATATTGAGGAAGTGCACACAGACGAAGGATTCTGAGGTGAGTGATTAAAGTGTGAAGATATTAAGGAAAAATTAAATCGTTATTTCTTTTTTGTGATTCATTAAATTCCTCAATTAATTTGTCCTGCTTTTCTCTGTATATACTCAATTCTTCACTGATTTTTTTCTTTTCATCTTCAAGATTTGAGGAAAATAGTAAACTCATGTCATATATCATCATTAAAAAACTTGAAAAGAGCAAATAAATTTTTCTTATGATTCTTTGAAGTCTTAGAGTATACACGTGGTGAGTGATGCATTCTAACCAGTTTTCAAAACTCACTCTGCGAATTCTCACCACGCAAGTACACTTATATCATTATAAACGGTTGATGACCGACAATAGTAAAATCCCTAAAATAACCATTATTGAAGTAAATCCAGAAGTTTGGTTGGTTGTCCCATTAATTTTTTGTTTTGTTTTATTATCTTTAATTGTAAGATTTCCATCTTTGTTGATATCGGTCTCATTTTTGCTTAGATCTATATAATTTCCGTCTTTGTCTTTGATAGCAACAGTTTCGTCATCTACGTCTGATTCATTGGCTGGTGCTAAGTCATCCGTTATGCGTATGAAAGTAAAAACTACAGGTACATCACTGATGCCTTTCTTTTTAAAGTGCTCATCTATTACTTGATATATTTCATCAATTACTGATTCATTCACTTTCTCTGCAGTGGATTCCTCGAAACCTACTATTAAATATCCATGTATGTCGGCTCCAAAACTATTAACTGGGCCGCCGAATCTAGTCAAATATGGATTAATTCCTGCAGGTCTAGAACTAGAACGACTATACTCAGTAAGTAAATCTACCCATTCACTTTTTTCTTCTTCCTGGTGAATTTCAGGCATTGTCCCTCGAGCAGTTATAAATCCTGGAAACAACTTTTTAGCTTCTTCAAAAGATTCAGGACCATAATCTGATAACGAAAGATCTTCTTTGACTTGTGCCCACATAAAGACCACAGGTATGTCACTTATACCCTCTTGCTGTTCGCAATAATTAGTAATATTTTGATAGATATTGTTAATTCTGGAATCATTGATTTCTTCTTTATACGCAGGACTTAATTCAATTATTATTATTTTATTGTTGGTGGCAACGCTATCTATAGAGTTGTCAAGCTCTGAATATAATGGTCCCATAAGGGTGAGATTTAGCCAGCAATTAGCAATTGAATTTTCCCACGCTTGGTCAACTGTTTCAGGTAAGATTCCTCTGTATGCTATGAATGAGGAGTCATTTGCAAGTTCTTGTATAGAAGGATCAGAGAGTCCATTATATTTAGAATCATTCAATTTACTATCACCTGCGCTTACAGAACAGGATAATGATGCGCAAAGAAATAACATAAGTATCAATAATTTAAGCGTTAAGATTTTGCCAGTTTTGCTTTTCTTAAGTATGATATCAACCCCAAGTTATGTTTTATCCAAACTCTACGGCGACTAATTATTATATAATGAGACAAGCAATAATAAAGTATATCCATAAGTTTTTGACTTATTTTTGCTTTTGGAGAGACTTCATCTTATGTTAGCATGCAAATGATTGCATCCACTACTCAGTTTATTCAATATAGTTAAATTAAAACCTTAACTCAACTTTTCACGTGAAAATCAACTAAATAATTCATTCTTCATATTAATGGGTTCAAATCTTAACTTGTTCTGTTAGATCTCGACAATGATTAATAGAAAAATTTGGAATTTATTTCGAATTTCCTGTTGGAAACCGAAAATATGAAAGTCTTATTTAAGTGAAACAATAATAAATATAGACTTTTTTGCCTATATATTGTTTA belongs to Methanosarcina barkeri 3 and includes:
- the hisF gene encoding imidazole glycerol phosphate synthase subunit HisF encodes the protein MLTKRIIPCLDVTLDRAGGCVVKGVEFVDLKEAGDPVELAKRYNEEGADELVFLDITASAHGRKTMIDVIERTADEVFIPLTIGGGINSIDAIRQILRAGADKVSVNTSAVKNPDFIKESSDIFGAQCIVTAIDCKRNTDIKNNPDKTILELEDGTPAWYEVVIYGGREATGIDAVQWARRAEELGSGEILLTSMDRDGTCAGYDLPITKKLSEELDIPIIASGGVGNPQHIYEGFSIGKADAALAASIFHFREYSIKEVKEYLREKEIPVRL
- a CDS encoding bifunctional nuclease family protein, with translation MDIDSYEDFEEIRVKDVYIVDVFTDPTPIVLLEDLQGNMLPIYIGHLEALSIGNVIKKVSPPRPLAHDLMLNIFDRLDIKIEGALIDEKVDKIYYARLLIRKDNSIMQFDARPSDCIALALRVGAPIRVRKNVLESSEVEMSRLEGARVMNIFG
- a CDS encoding HVO_0476 family zinc finger protein, whose amino-acid sequence is MTREIEVECPSCSPDEEIGHEVLKEGQSPLVRCLECGQVHAVKLKTPKSVSLKVIISKMDVTNTYRTELDSETILQVDDELVIDDEETGVVIPILITALDAGGKRVQIARAEDTEAIWGRAIDEVTVKFSAQEGTEKTEVLEKRVPGDYEFVVGAEERVGNKRLFINKIKVRDGAFRSRKGDVVLAKYVKRIFARKKWEGSGQRDFRRGPW
- a CDS encoding MazG nucleotide pyrophosphohydrolase domain-containing protein, with product MEILEFQRLMSELYAHNDRKRGGKATMLWLVEEIGELAEAIRREESENIEEELADCFAWIGALANLYGVNLEEAFLKKYPGMCPTCKQKPCICTD